A window from Trichomycterus rosablanca isolate fTriRos1 chromosome 21, fTriRos1.hap1, whole genome shotgun sequence encodes these proteins:
- the atad1a gene encoding outer mitochondrial transmembrane helix translocase isoform X1: protein MSLVTSLCLCICVCVCVFVYICVCVCVCMCVCVCVCVCVCVCVCLCICVCVCVFVCVCVCVCVCVFVCVCVCVCVCLCICVCVCVFVYICVCVCVCMCVCVCVCLCVCVFVYMCVCVCVFVCVCVCVYMCVCVCVCVCVCVCVCVYVCVFVCVCVCVCVYMCVCVFVCVCVCVCVCVCVYVCVFVCVCVCVYVCVFVCVCVCVFVYIYVCVCVCVCVCVCLCMCVCLCVCVCVCLCIYMCVCVFVCVCVCVCLCICVCVCVCVCVCVCVYICVCVCVCVCMCVCVCVCVCLCIYMCVCVCVCVFVCVCVCLCICVCVCLCIYMCVCVCVCVCVCVCVYVCVFVCVCVCVCLCIYMCVCVFVCVCVCVCVCLCIYVCVCVFVYMCVCVCVCLCICVCVCVCVFVYMCVCVCVCLCIYVCVCVCVCVCVFVYMCVCVFVYMCVCVYMFVYMCVCVFVYVCVCVCVCVCVCLCIYICVCVFVCVCVCVCLCVCVCVCVYMCVCVCVCVYVCVCVCVCVFVYICVCVCVCLCICVCVCVCVCVCVCLCIYVCVYVCVCVYMCVCIYVCMCVCVCVCVCVFVYVCVYMCVCVCLCMFVYICVCVCVCVCLCIYVCVYICVCLCVCVCVCVFVYVCVYMCVCVCVCVCLCIYVCVYVCVCVYMCVCIYVCVCVCLCMFVYICVCVCVCVCLCIYVCVYICVCVCVCVCVCVCVYMCVCIYVCVCVCLCMFVYICVCVCVCVCVYMCVCMCMCVFVYICVCVYMCVCVCLCMFVYICVCVCVCVCLCIYVCVYICVCVCVCVCVFVYICVCVYICVCVCVCVCLCIYVCVYVCVCVYMCVCIYVCVCVFVYVCVYMCVCVCMCVFVYICVCVYMCVCVCVCVCVCVCVCVYMCVCIYVCVCVFVYVCVYMCVCVCVCLCIYVCVCVFVYVCVYMCVCVCVCVFVYICVYVCVCMCVCVSDSFLRSRSSLDHEATAMMKAQFMSLWDGLETGQNTQVMVMGATNRPQDLDAAILRRMPATFYVGLPKASQREDILHLILSEENLSDGVNLREISEQTDGFSGSDLREVCRDAALYRVRDYVRKQQMKQITHTLQLQPADQQEQDEGVCMRPITQLDLLFGLDKMKESKQATATENLREVPLD from the exons ATGAgtctggtgacttctctgtgtttgtgtatatgtgtgtgtgtgtgtgtgtttgtgtatatatgtgtgtgtgtgtgtgtgtgtatgtgtgtgtgtgtgtgtgtttgtgtgtgtgtgtgtgtgtgtgtgtgtttgtgtatatgtgtgtgtgtgtgtgtgtttgtgtgtgtgtgtgtgtgtgtgtgtgtgtgtgtgtttgtgtgtgtgtgtgtttgtgtgtgtgtgtgtttgtgtatatgtgtgtgtgtgtgtgtgtttgtgtatatatgtgtgtgtgtgtgtgtgtgtatgtgtgtgtgtgtgtgtgtgtgtttgtgtgtgtgtgtgtttgtgtatatgtgtgtgtgtgtgtgtgtgtttgtgtgtgtgtgtgtttgtgtatatatgtgtgtgtgtgtgtgtgtgtgtgtttgtgtgtgtgtgtgtgtttgtgtatatgtgtgtgtgtttgtgtgtgtgtgtgtgtgtgtttgtgtatatatgtgtgtgtgtgtgtttgtgtgtgtgtgtgtgtgtgtgtgtgtgtgtgtttgtgtatatgtgtgtgtgtttgtgtgtgtgtgtgtttgtgtatatgtgtgtgtgtttgtgtgtgtgtgtgtgtgtgtgtttgtgtatatatatgtgtgtgtgtgtgtttgtgtgtgtgtgtgtgtgtgtttgtgtatgtgtgtgtgtttgtgtgtgtgtgtgtgtgtgtgtttgtgtatatatatgtgtgtgtgtgtgtttgtgtgtgtgtgtgtgtgtgtgtgtttgtgtatatgtgtgtgtgtttgtgtgtgtgtgtgtgtgtgtgtttgtgtatatatatgtgtgtgtgtgtgtgtttgtgtgtgtatgtgtgtttgtgtgtgtgtgtgtgtgtgtttgtgtatatatatgtgtgtgtgtgtgtgtgtgtgtgtgtttgtgtgtgtgtgtgtgtgtttgtgtatatgtgtgtgtgtgtgtttgtgtatatatatgtgtgtgtgtgtttgtgtgtgtgtgtgtgtgtgtgtttgtgtatatgtgtgtgtgtttgtgtgtgtgtgtgtgtgtgtgtgtttgtgtatatatatgtgtgtgtgtgtgtttgtgtgtgtatgtgtgtgtgtgtgtgtgtgtttgtgtatatatgtgtgtgtgtgtgtgtttgtgtatatgtgtgtgtgtgtgtgtgtgtgtttgtgtatatgtgtgtgtgtgtgtgtttgtgtgtttgtgtatatgtgtgtgtgtgtgtgtgtgtgtttgtgtatatatgtgtgtgtgtgtgtgtgtgtgtgtgtgtgtgtgtttgtgtatatgtgtgtgtgtgtgtttgtgtatatgtgtgtgtgtgtgtatatgtttgtgtatatgtgtgtgtgtgtgtttgtgtatgtatgtgtgtgtgtttgtgtgtgtgtgtgtgtgtgtttgtgtatatatatatgtgtgtgtgtgtttgtgtgtgtgtgtgtgtgtgtgtgtttgtgtgtgtgtgtgtgtgtttgtgtatatatgtgtgtgtgtgtgtgtgtttgtgtatatgtgtgtgtgtgtgtgtgtgtgtgtgtgtttgtgtatatatgtgtgtgtgtgtgtgtgtgtttgtgtatatgtgtgtgtgtgtgtgtgtgtgtgtgtgtgtgtgtgtgtttgtgtatatatgtgtgtgtgtatgtgtgtgtttgtgtatatatgtgtgtgtgtatatatgtgtgtatgtgtgtgtgtgtgtgtgtgtgtgtgtgtgtgtttgtgtatgtttgtgtatatatgtgtgtgtgtgtgtgtttgtgtatgtttgtgtatatatgtgtgtgtgtgtgtgtatgtgtgtgtttgtgtatatatgtgtgtgtgtatatatgtgtgtgtttgtgtgtgtgtgtgtgtgtgtgtgtgtttgtgtatgtttgtgtatatatgtgtgtgtgtgtgtgtgtttgtgtatgtttgtgtatatatgtgtgtgtgtatgtgtgtgtttgtgtatatatgtgtgtgtgtatatatgtgtgtgtgtgtgtgtgtttgtgtatgtttgtgtatatatgtgtgtgtgtgtgtgtatgtgtgtgtttgtgtatatatgtgtgtgtgtatatatgtgtgtgtgtgtgtgtgtgtgtgtgtgtgtgtgtttgtgtatatatgtgtgtgtgtatatatgtgtgtgtgtgtgtgtgtttgtgtatgtttgtgtatatatgtgtgtgtgtgtgtgtgtgtgtttgtgtatatatgtgtgtgtgtatgtgtatgtgtgtgtttgtgtatatatgtgtgtgtgtatatatgtgtgtgtgtgtgtgtttgtgtatgtttgtgtatatatgtgtgtgtgtgtgtgtatgtgtgtgtttgtgtatatatgtgtgtgtgtatatatgtgtgtgtgtttgtgtgtgtgtgtgtgtgtttgtgtatatatgtgtgtgtgtgtatatatgtgtgtgtgtgtgtgtttgtgtatgtttgtgtatatatgtgtgtgtgtatgtgtgtgtttgtgtatatatgtgtgtgtgtatatatgtgtgtgtgtgtgtgtttgtgtatgtttgtgtatatatgtgtgtgtgtgtgtgtatgtgtgtgtttgtgtatatatgtgtgtgtgtatatatgtgtgtgtgtgtgtgtgtgtgtgtgtgtgtgtgtgtgtgtgtttgtgtatatatgtgtgtgtgtatatatgtgtgtgtgtgtgtgtttgtgtatgtttgtgtatatatgtgtgtgtgtgtgtgtgtgtgtttgtgtatatatgtgtgtgtgtgtgtgtttgtgtatgtttgtgtatatatgtgtgtgtgtgtgtgtgtgtgtgtgtttgtgtatatatgtgtgtatgtgtgtgtgtgtatgtgtgtgtgtgtttcagattcGTTTCTGAGGAGCCGCTCCAGTTTGGATCATGAAGCCACAGCCATGATGAAGGCTCAGTTCATGAGTCTGTGGGACGGACTGGAAACTGGTCAGAACACTCAG gtGATGGTGATGGGAGCCACTAACAGACCGCAGGACCTGGATGCAGCAATACTGCGACGAATGCCGGCGACCTTTTATGTTGGACTTCCT AAGGCGTCTCAGAGAGAGGACATCCTCCACCTGATCCTGTCAGAAGAAAAC